From a single Paramisgurnus dabryanus chromosome 17, PD_genome_1.1, whole genome shotgun sequence genomic region:
- the setd3 gene encoding actin-histidine N-methyltransferase: MGKKSRVKTQKSGTGATAVVSPKEMMNLISELLQKCSSTAPSPGKEWEEYIQIRALVEKIRKKQKGMSVMFEGCREDYFSELMGWAAECGASCDGFEISSFADEGYGLKATKDIKAEELFLWIPRKMLMTVESAKNSVLGPLYNQDRILQAMGNVTLALHLLCERANPSSNWLPYIKTLPAEYDTPMYFEDEEVRNLLSTQAIQDVLSQYKNTARQYAYFYKVIHTHPNASKLPLKDAFSFDDYRWAVSSVMTRQNQIPTADGSRVTLALIPLWDMCNHTNGLITTGYNLEDDRCECVALRDYKEGEQIYIFYGTRSNAEFVIHNGFFFEGNAHDRVKIKLGVSKSERLYAMKAEVLARAGIPASSIFALHCNEPPISAQLLAFLRVFCMTEEELKDYLVGDHAINKIFTLGNTEFPVSWENEIKLWTFLETRAALLLKTYKTTSEEDRSMLEKPDLSLHSRIAIKLRLAEKEILERAVSSGRTKRQHFQKQLDEGTPLPLYEESDIALLENADAKLPIILRKLEEEDERLEEEMSLVEMKPDEASLDAYKKTVLNGRCKDLDGTEEDPEVKEIGDGVEKTPEHQDAPCTKRTEDEP, translated from the exons ATGGGCAAAAAGAGTCGAGTGAAGACCCAGAAATCAGGGACCGGGGCCACAGCTGTGGTTTCTCCAAAAGAGATGATGAATTTAATCTCTGAACTGCTGCAGA AGTGTAGCAGTACAGCTCCCTCTCCTGGGAAGGAGTGGGAGGAATACATTCAGATCCGAGCTCTGGTGGAGAAGATCCGTAAGAAACAGAAAG GGATGTCGGTCATGTTCGAGGGGTGCAGAGAGGACTATTTCTCCGAACTGATGGGATGGGCTGCAGAGTGTGGAGCTTCGTGTGATGGTTTCGAGATCTCTAGCTTTGCTGATGAAGGATATGGCCTGAAGGCCACCAAAGATATCAAG GCAGAGGAACTGTTCCTGTGGATACCCAGAAAAATGCTCATGACTGTGGAGTCCGCAAAGAACTCTGTTCTTG GCCCTCTGTACAACCAAGACCGGATCCTACAGGCCATGGGCAATGTGACTCTGGCTCTACACTTGCTGTGTGAACGGGCCAATCCCAGCTCAAACTGGTTGCCCTATATCAAGACCCTGCCTGCTGAGTATGACACGCCCATGTATTTTGAAGACGAGGAGGTGCGCAACCTGCTATCCACACAAGCCATACAGGATGTGCTTAGTCAATACAAAAACACAGCGAGACAGTACGCCTACTTCTACAAAGTAATCCAT ACTCATCCGAATGCCAGTAAGCTGCCCTTGAAGGACGCCTTTAGCTTTGACGACTACAG GTGGGCAGTGTCCTCTGTGATGACCCGACAGAACCAGATTCCCACAGCAGACGGTAGTCGGGTCACATTGGCCCTCATCCCACTGTGGGATATGTGCAACCACACAAACGGCCTG ATTACGACCGGCTACAATCTAGAGGATGACCGATGTGAATGCGTAGCTCTCAGAGATTACAAAGAGGGTGAACAG ATCTATATATTCTACGGTACAAGATCCAATGCAGAGTTTGTCATCCACAACGGTTTCTTCTTCGAGGGTAACGCACACGACCGTGTGAAGATTAAGCTGGGTGTGAGCAAGAGCGAGCGTTTGTATGCGATGAAGGCCGAGGTTCTGGCACGTGCAGGCATACCTGC GTCCAGTATTTTTGCCCTGCACTGCAATGAGCCGCCCATTTCCGCCCAGCTTTTGGCCTTCTTGCGTGTCTTCTGCATGACCGAAG AGGAACTCAAGGACTACCTGGTGGGCGATCACGccatcaacaagatctttaccCTGGGCAACACTGAATTCCCCGTCAGCTGGGAAAATGAGATCAAGCTGTGGACGTTCCTGGAGACAAGGGCCGCGCTGCTTCTCAAGACGTACAAGACAACCTCAGAG GAGGACCGGTCCATGCTAGAGAAGCCCGACCTGTCTCTGCATTCCCGCATAGCTATAAAACTGCGCCTGGCCGAAAAAGAGATTCTGGAGCGTGCCGTGTCCAGCGGTCGCACCAAACGCCAGCACTTCCAAAAACAGCTTGATGAGGGAACCCCCCTGCCACTCTATGAAGAAAGCGACATCGCTCTTTTGGAGAACGCAGACGCCAAACTTCCCATCATCCTGCGCAAGCTAGAGGAGGAAGACGAGCGTCTTGAGGAGGAGATGAGCTTAGTCGAAATGAAGCCGGACGAAGCCAGCCTGGACGCGTACAAGAAAACAGTTCTTAATGGGCGATGTAAAGATCTTGATGGTACTGAAGAAGATCCAGAGGTTAAGGAGATAGGGGATGGGGTTGAGAAGACACCCGAACACCAAGATGCCCCATGCACCAAACGAACTGAAGACGAACCATAA